The proteins below are encoded in one region of Paracoccus methylovorus:
- a CDS encoding helix-turn-helix domain-containing protein, with the protein MSNLISASVQRRVVGSATRKSVLLYMADKAADDGSGIWTSKSNIARDLELSRRAVQLAIQDLIRDGLVTETGQRDCKHGFTVEYSIVIEAVDNLTSTRGQPVDNLAATREQGSPRESGARVTRERGSPHPVNQIHPNHPYIDTTTPTTDGPPVGNSDPQARCLAVAGPGLCPASRTAITATAEVIEGWLREGIDLDADILPVIRARTPTIRISPIRTWAYFSDAVRAAHRQRLRQPIRPRGAEKAGAPANPQLRFFADWVNSDRYLPANAISNAIVQALLVAGLTTTERLAQHGVPVPAMKEQP; encoded by the coding sequence ATGAGCAACCTGATCTCGGCTTCGGTCCAGCGCCGCGTGGTCGGTTCGGCCACGCGCAAATCGGTGCTGCTCTACATGGCCGACAAGGCCGCCGACGATGGCAGCGGTATCTGGACCTCGAAGTCCAATATCGCCCGCGATCTGGAGCTGTCGCGACGTGCCGTGCAGTTGGCGATCCAGGATCTGATCCGCGACGGGCTGGTCACCGAGACCGGCCAACGCGACTGCAAGCACGGCTTCACGGTGGAATATTCCATCGTGATCGAGGCTGTGGATAACCTGACCTCAACGCGGGGACAGCCTGTGGATAACCTCGCCGCAACCCGTGAACAGGGTTCACCCCGTGAATCTGGTGCACGGGTAACCCGTGAACGTGGTTCACCCCACCCCGTGAACCAGATTCACCCGAACCATCCTTATATAGATACTACTACGCCAACGACCGATGGCCCGCCTGTGGGTAACTCCGACCCGCAGGCCCGCTGCCTTGCGGTTGCCGGCCCCGGCCTCTGCCCGGCATCGCGAACGGCGATCACCGCGACCGCCGAGGTGATCGAGGGCTGGCTGCGCGAGGGGATCGACCTTGATGCCGACATCCTGCCGGTGATCCGCGCCCGCACGCCGACGATCCGCATCAGCCCGATCCGGACATGGGCCTATTTCAGCGACGCGGTGCGGGCGGCCCATCGGCAACGCCTGCGTCAGCCGATAAGGCCGCGAGGCGCAGAGAAAGCCGGCGCCCCGGCCAACCCGCAGCTGCGATTCTTCGCCGACTGGGTGAACTCGGATCGCTACCTGCCCGCGAACGCCATCTCCAACGCCATTGTGCAGGCCCTGTTGGTAGCAGGTCTGACCACAACCGAACGCCTCGCCCAACACGGCGTCCCCGTCCCGGCCATGAAGGAGCAGCCATGA